One stretch of Arachis hypogaea cultivar Tifrunner chromosome 20, arahy.Tifrunner.gnm2.J5K5, whole genome shotgun sequence DNA includes these proteins:
- the LOC112785371 gene encoding protein MAIN-LIKE 1-like yields MEDDPNRLYRLDGVVHIARAVHLEPHCCINSMRRQHGMRLDDRIVPYLQMTGLYHLARLNESWFRLDEPLVSAFVERWRPETHTFHMPFGECTITLQDVAYHLGLPIDGQYVSSCLTDFPRFIEGDRPPWVWFEELLVVLPPANCIDKFTVKCTWFEETFSDLPQGADDKMVRRYARAYIMMLLSTQLFGDKSGTRLHIRWLPYVARLEDMGQYSWGSAALSWLYRCMCHVANRNVIKLAGPLQLVQSWIFWRFPGFRPDEYDVFHWPLASR; encoded by the exons ATGGAGGATGACCCGAATCGTCTGTATCGACTTGATGGAGTCGTGCATATCGCTAGAGCCGTCCACCTCGAG CCCCATTGTTGCATCAACAGCATGAGACGGCAGCATGGTATGAGGTTGGATGATAGGATCGTTCCTTACTTACAGATGACTGGTCTGTACCATCTTGCAAGATTGAACGAGAGTTGGTTTAGGTTGGACGAGCCGTTGGTCAGCGCCTTCGTAGAGAGATGGCGGCCTGAGACGCATACATTCCACATGCCGTTTGGGGAGTGCACCATAACCCTACAGGATGTAGCCTACCACCTTGGTCTCCCGATCGACGGTCAGTATGTTAGCAGCTGCCTGACAGACTTTCCGCGGTTTATAGAGGGCGACCGACCACCATGGGTGTGGTTTGAGGAGCTGCTCGTGGTGTTGCCTCCTGCGAACTGCATCGACAAGTTCACAGTGAAGTGCACATGGTTTGAGGAGACGTTTAGTGATCTTCCACAGGGGGCAGATGACAAGATGGTTAGGAGGTATGcccgtgcgtacatcatgatgcTCCTATCGACACAGCTATTTGGGGACAAGTCAGGTACCCGCCTCCACATCCGATGGCTGCCGTATGTGGCTAGGTTGGAGGACATGGGTCAGTACAGTTGGGGTTCCGCTGCGTTGTCATGGCTATATAGGTGCATGTGCCATGTGGCGAACAGAAATGTCATCAAGTTGGCTGGTCCACTGCAGCTCGTCCAGTCGTGGATCTTTTGGAGGTTCCCTGGATTCCGGCCGGACGAATATGATGTTTTTCATTGGCCGTTGGCCTCGAGGTAA